The following is a genomic window from Pedobacter sp. KBS0701.
TACACTGAATTTAACAATAGTTGAAGATGGGGTAGAAGCATTGAAAAAACTTCAAAATTTTGCTGAAAATAAAACTAAGCCGAAATTAATTTTACTCGATTTGAATTTACCAGGCCTGTCTGGTTTGGATTTATTAAAATTTATACGGGATATTCCTTATCTGAAAACCATACCCGTAATCTTGTTTTCAACATCTGATAATCCGGACGATGTAAAAGCCTCAATAGAATTTGGCGCCAATGCCT
Proteins encoded in this region:
- a CDS encoding response regulator, with amino-acid sequence MKTPDIFYVEDDIDYAFFMQSAVQEVKDTLNLTIVEDGVEALKKLQNFAENKTKPKLILLDLNLPGLSGLDLLKFIRDIPYLKTIPVILFSTSDNPDDVKASIEFGANAYLTKPDGYENLVKCVHSVHDFWFNQHLRLN